A part of Candida albicans SC5314 chromosome 2, complete sequence genomic DNA contains:
- the KAR3 gene encoding Kar3p (Kinesin-like microtubule motor protein; required for nuclear fusion during mating; C-terminal motor domain; mutants are viable; null has high-frequency white-opaque switching phenotype): protein MSDENTKHKFLNVSQPSNLLGGSSSSNSLRRPLNDNTVSVSNKMRKTTSQIPVAKDTVPTLTISESNRLRQLVNEKKIDLEQLKLNATTLRNELEKQTYENFTIQSNYQNLERILNDLNLKIGELNSYKQSSLDALIKNFELNNHQLKMNHQEKLNNLKEDITKQVDKILTEKQHKYEVEISNLNKEINKIKSDRKNTESDLNRRLIQLKEDQHKQELMMVGRVNDDINNMKKEIADINSLLESKTKQIELIKSVEIEGASNKVDKFTLLLDQLTSKNKSKQEDIQALEKKVATTKESVKAIFEKSTARTSEVHRLQFEVGRMKTELVDQETKRRKLHAQLQDLKGNIRVFCRIRNVSSSSSSSSSSSSEDIIQYEAPQDINDESKQELVITRNINNNFSNLRFSFDKIFEREQSNDLVFEELSQLIQCSLDGTNVCVFAYGQTGSGKTFTMSHPTNGMIPLSLKKIFNDIEELKEKGWSYTVRGKFIEIYNEAIIDLLNPKIDPNTKYEIKHDDIAGKTTVTNVSTIDIKSPEQAITILNQANKKRSTAATKSNDHSSRSHSIFIIDLQGYNSLTKESSCGTLNLIDLAGSERLNNSRAEGDRLKETQAINKSLSCLGDVIHSLNLKDGSHVPYRNSKLTYLLKHSLGGNSKTLMFVNISPLTKDLNETINSLRFATKVNNTRINK, encoded by the coding sequence ATGAGTGACGAAAATACTAAACATAAATTTCTAAATGTGTCACAACCATCAAATCTTTTAGGTGGAAgttcttcatcaaatagTTTGAGACGTCCTCTAAATGACAATACTGTGAGTGTTAGTAATAAAATGAGGAAAACTACCAGCCAAATCCCAGTAGCAAAAGATACTGTACCCACATTAACCATTTCAGAGTCAAACAGGCTTAGACAACTAGtgaatgaaaagaaaatagatttagaacaattgaaactCAATGCCACAACCTTAAGAAATGAGTTAGAAAAACAAACATATGAGAACTTTACTATTCAATCCAACTACCAAAATCTAGAGAGgattttaaatgatttgaatCTCAAAATTGGCGAACTAAATAGCTATAAACAAAGTTCATTGGACGCAttaatcaagaattttGAGCTAAACAATCACCAGCTAAAAATGAATCATCAagagaaattgaataatttaaaagaagATATAACTAAACAGGTTGACAAAATTTTAACAGAAAAACAACACAAATACGAAGTAgagatttcaaatttgaacaaagagatcaataaaatcaaactgGACAGAAAGAATACCGAGAGTGATTTGAATAGAAGATTGATccaattgaaagaagaccaacataaacaagaattaatgATGGTTGGTCGGGTCAACGACGATATAAACAATATGAAAAAAGAGATTGCGGACATTAACAGTCTACTAGAGTCCAAAACGAAACAAATTGAGCTAATAAAATctgttgaaattgaaggtGCTTCCAACAAGGTGGACAAATTTACATTGTTATTGGACCAATTGACATctaaaaacaaaagcaaaCAAGAGGATATACAGGCATTAGAGAAGAAAGTAGCAACTACGAAGGAATCAGTGAAAgcaatatttgaaaagtCAACAGCAAGAACGTCAGAAGTGCATCGGTTACAGTTTGAAGTTGGTCGAATGAAAACCGAGTTGGTTGACCAGGAAACCAAACGAAGAAAGTTACATGCCCAACTACAAGACTTGAAAGGAAACATCCGCGTATTCTGTCGTATAAGAAATGTGtcgtcatcgtcatcgtcgtcgtcgtcttcttcttccgaagatattattcaatatgAAGCTCCGCAGGatattaatgatgaatCCAAGCAGGAGCTAGTTATCACTCgtaatatcaacaataatttctCCAATCTTAGGTTTCTGTTTGACAAGATTTTTGAGCGAGAACAATCCAACGATTTAGTGTTTGAAGAGTTGTCACAGTTGATTCAATGTTCTTTGGATGGTACTAATGTGTGTGTTTTCGCTTATGGTCAGACGGGTTCTGGTAAGACTTTTACAATGTCACACCCCACTAATGGGATGATTCCCTTGTcgttgaagaaaatattcaatGACATAGAAGAGTTGAAAGAGAAAGGTTGGTCGTACACGGTGCGCGggaaatttattgaaatttacAATGAGGCAATAATTGATCTTTTGAATCCCAAAATTGATCCCAACACAAAATACGAAATAAAACACGACGACATTGCTGGTAAAACTACAGTGACAAATGTTTCCACAATTGACATCAAATCTCCAGAGCAAGCCATTACAATATTGAACCAGGCGAATAAGAAACGAAGTACAGCCGCAACAAAATCCAATGATCATTCATCTAGATCacattcaatttttataattgatttacaaGGTTATAATAGTTTAACCAAAGAGTCAAGCTGCGGAactttaaatttgatagaCCTTGCAGGGTCAGAAAGGCTCAACAACTCACGTGCAGAGGGAGACAGACTCAAGGAAACTCAAGCAATCAATAAATCCTTATCATGTCTTGGGGATGTCATCCATTCATTGAATCTCAAGGATGGGTCGCATGTTCCCTATAGAAATAGCAAGCTAACATACCTATTGAAGCACAGTCTTGGTGGAAACTCCAAGACATTGATGTTTGTAAACATATCACCACTTACCAAGGATTTAAATGAAACCATAAACTCTTTGAGGTTTGCAACCAAGGTTAACAATACtagaatcaataaataa